One window of the Glycocaulis alkaliphilus genome contains the following:
- a CDS encoding helix-turn-helix transcriptional regulator, which translates to MPDPNAGLPPRYLRTPEAAHFLGLSGRTLEKHRTYGTGPRYSKIGGRVVYAIEDLQAWVSRGEKNSTSDDTGDEVLPAKRHAAISPAYARKARS; encoded by the coding sequence ATGCCCGATCCCAATGCCGGACTTCCCCCACGCTATTTGAGAACGCCGGAAGCGGCCCATTTTCTCGGCCTTTCGGGGCGGACGCTCGAAAAACACCGGACCTATGGCACGGGGCCACGCTACTCGAAGATCGGCGGGCGCGTCGTCTACGCGATCGAGGATCTGCAAGCCTGGGTCAGCCGGGGAGAGAAGAACTCGACCTCGGACGACACGGGCGACGAGGTGTTGCCCGCCAAGCGGCATGCAGCGATCTCGCCCGCCTATGCACGGAAGGCCCGCTCATGA
- a CDS encoding DUF2840 domain-containing protein has protein sequence MSGGATVELVWIEKQIEHWIRFGRIVRTTIQSRSGSTVAFDPGAVFAFVRWQANDFGTTESRIDILRAPRPGESYATVPQVTPGGDSLLRQSGWLKVERVLQFADAIEALGIDPADAAPDYWRHVHNRLSAGLEPRGYTAAQHRAWLLRQACPPDPLTLRAASAGSVS, from the coding sequence ATGAGCGGCGGGGCCACTGTCGAACTCGTCTGGATCGAGAAGCAGATCGAGCACTGGATTCGCTTCGGCCGGATCGTGCGGACAACGATCCAGAGCCGCAGTGGCAGCACCGTCGCTTTCGATCCCGGCGCCGTCTTCGCCTTCGTCCGCTGGCAGGCGAACGACTTCGGGACTACGGAAAGCCGGATCGACATCCTGCGTGCGCCCCGACCGGGTGAGTCCTATGCGACCGTGCCGCAGGTGACACCCGGCGGCGATAGCCTGCTGCGCCAGTCCGGCTGGCTCAAGGTCGAACGGGTTCTTCAGTTCGCCGATGCGATCGAAGCGCTCGGCATCGACCCGGCCGACGCCGCGCCGGACTATTGGCGCCACGTTCACAACAGGCTGTCAGCAGGCCTGGAGCCGCGAGGCTACACAGCCGCTCAACATCGCGCCTGGCTCCTGCGCCAAGCCTGTCCACCCGATCCACTGACATTGCGAGCCGCGTCGGCGGGGAGCGTGTCATGA